One stretch of Miscanthus floridulus cultivar M001 chromosome 18, ASM1932011v1, whole genome shotgun sequence DNA includes these proteins:
- the LOC136520961 gene encoding probable aminodeoxychorismate synthase, chloroplastic isoform X1 produces MAALRLPAPPAARWSHLPSASAAARRVSPPRHLAARRAKGEDTPEPPVRTLLINNYDSYTYNIFQELSVVNGVPPVVVRNDEWTWRDVFNRVYKDRAFDNIVISPGPGSPACPADIGVCLRILLECGDIPILGVCLGHQALGFVHGAKIVHAPEAIHGRLSEIEHDGCYLFNCVPSGRNSGFKVVRYHSLVIESGSLPGDLTSIAWTASPNLLSYLESDRSNVSTFLGSLDNNFMTNPLEYSNNDGELSSIGHTSESDDGRVIMGIRHSSRPHYGVQFHPESIATHHGRQIFRNFKKITGDFRLCSSWLQERKVHSIGKLEKSQVNSASHCDSIPKDLCTERMELSEPVLGKRGIGKKCLRLRWKKIENFLCPTVGSEDIFGLLFGHQSGEDTFWLDSSSVDQNRARFSFMGGKGGSLWKQMAFHLSGQRANCGGTLITQDAYGYTAKNFIKEGFLEFLNREIESIQFNEKDYEGLPFEFYGGFVGYLGYGLKVECDASSNKAKSSTPDACFVFADNTVVVDHSNGDVYILSLHDEFYSSNGDGICKNSTHTSWLVETEKKLLRLGGMSPGSPINGKAYARSSSVHKQSFVVEKSKDQYIRDVQSCLDYIRDGESYELCLTTQMKRRVDYINALQLYLKLRKQNPAPYAAWLNFSSENLSICCSSPDRGGVLEAKPIKGTIARGRIPEEDECLRLQLKYSEKDQAENLMIVDLLRNDLGKVCEPGSVHVPRLMDVESYKTVHTMVSTVRGTKKSNLSPVDCVKAAFPGGSMTGAPKVRSMEILDSLETSPRGVYSGSIGFFSYNHTFDLNIVIRTVILHDGEASVGAGGAIVALSNPEAEYNEMLLKAKAPTKVVEDFIQTIYSSDRSDSMQTTIS; encoded by the exons atggccgcactccgcctccccGCCCCGCCGGCGGCGAGGTGGTCCCACCTTCcttccgcctccgccgccgcgcgtCGGGTCTCGCCCCCTCGCCATCTCGCGGCGCGGCGGGCCAAGGGGGAGGACACGCCGGAGCCGCCGGTGAGGACGCTGCTGATCAACAACTACGACAGCTACACCTACAACATATTCCAGGAGCTGTCGGTCGTCAACGGCG TGCCGCCCGTGGTCGTGCGCAACGACGAGTGGACGTGGAGGGACGTCTTCAACCGGGTGTACAAGGACCGGGCCTTCGACAACATCGTCATCTCGCCTGGCCCTGGATCTCCGGCTTGCCCCGCCGACATAG GTGTATGTCTGCGCATACTTTTGGAGTGTGGAGATATACCCATCTTGGGTGTCTGCCTTGGCCACCAG GCCCTGGGATTTGtacatggtgctaagattgttCATGCTCCAGAAGCTATACACGGGCGACTCAG TGAAATTGAGCATGATGGATGCTACCTCTTTAATTGTGTCCCATCAGGTAGAAACTCTGGCTTCAAG GTAGTGAGGTATCATTCACTTGTAATAGAATCTGGTTCTCTACCTGGTGATCTTACATCAATAGCGTGGACTGCTTCTCCAAATTTGCTTTCTTACCTTGAAAGTGACCGAAGTAATGTCAGCACCTTCTTGGGATCATTGGACAACAACTTTATGACAAACCCTCTAGAGTACAGTAACAATGATGGGGAACTATCCAGCATAGGACATACTAGTGAGTCAGATGATGGCAGAGTTATCATGGGCATCAGGCACTCTAGCAGGCCTCATTATGGAGTGCAG TTTCATCCAGAGAGCATTGCTACTCATCACGGAAGACAGATTTTCCGAAACTTTAAGAAGATAACAGGAGATTTTAGATTGTGCTCATCATGGCTTCAGGAAAGAAAGGTTCACAGTATTGGTAAACTGGAAAAATCTCAA GTCAATTCTGCAAGCCATTGTGATTCTATCCCTAAGGACTTGTGTACTGAAAGAATGGAACTTTCAGAGCCTGTACTTGGAAAGAGAGGCATTGGGAAAAAGTGTTTACGATTACGATGGAAGAAGATTGAAAATTTCCTTTGTCCCACAGTTGGCTCTGAAGACATATTTGGGCTGCTTTTTGGCCATCAAAGCGGTGAAGACACGTTTTGGTTGGATAGCTCATCAGTCGACCAG AATAGGGCACGTTTTTCATTCATGGGTGGCAAAGGTGGGTCCCTGTGGAAGCAAATGGCATTCCACCTATCTGGTCAAAG AGCCAATTGTGGAGGAACGCTTATTACCCAAGATGCTTATGGATATACTGCCAAAAACTTCATCAAAGAGGGCTTCTTGGAGTTCCTTAACAGG GAGATCGAGTCCATTCAATTCAATGAGAAGGATTACGAAGGACTGCCCTTTGAATTCTATGGTGGCTTCGTTGGATATCTAGG GTATGGTCTTAAAGTGGAGTGCGATGCATCATCTAACAAGGCCAAATCAAGTACTCCTGATGCATGTTTCGTCTTTGCTGATAACACTGTGGTGGTTGATCACAGTAATGGTGATGTGTATATTTTGTCACTGCATGATGAATTTTATTCTAGTAATGGAGATGGGATATGCAAAAATTCAACACATACTTCATGGTTAGTTGAGACTGAGAAGAAGCTTCTCAGGTTGGGTGGTATGTCCCCAGGATCACCAATTAATGGGAAGGCATATGCTAGATCATCCAGTGTGCATAAGCAGAGTTTTGTTGTAGAGAAATCAAAGGATCAGTATATTAGAGATGTTCAGAGTTGCTTGGACTATATCAGGGATGGAGAAAGCTATGAGTTGTGCTTAACTACTCAGATGAAGAGAAGAGTAGACTATATAAATGCGCTCCAACTCTACCTTAAACTGAGAAAACAAAATCCAGCACCTTATGCAGCTTGGCTTAACTTCTCCTCAGAAAACTTGAGCATATGTTGCTCTTCTCCAGACCGAGGTGGAGTTCTAGAAGCAAAACCAATCAAAGGTACTATAGCACGTGGCAGAATACCAGAGGAAGATGAATGCTTACGTTTGCAGTTGAAATACAG TGAAAAAGATCAGGCTGAGAACTTGATGATTGTTGACCTCCTAAGAAATGATCTTGGCAAGGTTTGTGAACCAGGGAGTGTGCATGTCCCTCGTCTCATGGATGTAGAATCATATAAAACTGTCCACACCATGGTGAGTACTGTCCGTGGAACAAAGAAGTCGAATCTAAGCCCTGTTGATTGTGTGAAAGCGGCCTTTCCAGGTGGTTCAATGACTGGGGCCCCAAAAGTTAGATCAATGGAGATCCTTGATTCACTTGAAACTAGTCCGAGAGGTGTGTACTCAGGATCGATTGGGTTCTTTTCGTACAACCACACATTTGATCTGAACATTGTGATTCGAACGGTTATCCTGCATGATGGAGAAGCCTCAGTAGGGGCAGGTGGGGCGATTGTAGCACTGTCAAACCCAGAAGCAGAATACAATGAAATGTTGCTTAAAGCAAAAGCACCAACAAAGGTGGTTGAGGATTTCATTCAAACAATTTACAGCTCAGATCGATCGGATTCGATGCAGACAACCATAAGCTAG
- the LOC136520961 gene encoding probable aminodeoxychorismate synthase, chloroplastic isoform X2, whose product MAALRLPAPPAARWSHLPSASAAARRVSPPRHLAARRAKGEDTPEPPVRTLLINNYDSYTYNIFQELSVVNGVPPVVVRNDEWTWRDVFNRVYKDRAFDNIVISPGPGSPACPADIGVCLRILLECGDIPILGVCLGHQALGFVHGAKIVHAPEAIHGRLSEIEHDGCYLFNCVPSGRNSGFKVVRYHSLVIESGSLPGDLTSIAWTASPNLLSYLESDRSNVSTFLGSLDNNFMTNPLEYSNNDGELSSIGHTSESDDGRVIMGIRHSSRPHYGVQFHPESIATHHGRQIFRNFKKITGDFRLCSSWLQERKVNSASHCDSIPKDLCTERMELSEPVLGKRGIGKKCLRLRWKKIENFLCPTVGSEDIFGLLFGHQSGEDTFWLDSSSVDQNRARFSFMGGKGGSLWKQMAFHLSGQRANCGGTLITQDAYGYTAKNFIKEGFLEFLNREIESIQFNEKDYEGLPFEFYGGFVGYLGYGLKVECDASSNKAKSSTPDACFVFADNTVVVDHSNGDVYILSLHDEFYSSNGDGICKNSTHTSWLVETEKKLLRLGGMSPGSPINGKAYARSSSVHKQSFVVEKSKDQYIRDVQSCLDYIRDGESYELCLTTQMKRRVDYINALQLYLKLRKQNPAPYAAWLNFSSENLSICCSSPDRGGVLEAKPIKGTIARGRIPEEDECLRLQLKYSEKDQAENLMIVDLLRNDLGKVCEPGSVHVPRLMDVESYKTVHTMVSTVRGTKKSNLSPVDCVKAAFPGGSMTGAPKVRSMEILDSLETSPRGVYSGSIGFFSYNHTFDLNIVIRTVILHDGEASVGAGGAIVALSNPEAEYNEMLLKAKAPTKVVEDFIQTIYSSDRSDSMQTTIS is encoded by the exons atggccgcactccgcctccccGCCCCGCCGGCGGCGAGGTGGTCCCACCTTCcttccgcctccgccgccgcgcgtCGGGTCTCGCCCCCTCGCCATCTCGCGGCGCGGCGGGCCAAGGGGGAGGACACGCCGGAGCCGCCGGTGAGGACGCTGCTGATCAACAACTACGACAGCTACACCTACAACATATTCCAGGAGCTGTCGGTCGTCAACGGCG TGCCGCCCGTGGTCGTGCGCAACGACGAGTGGACGTGGAGGGACGTCTTCAACCGGGTGTACAAGGACCGGGCCTTCGACAACATCGTCATCTCGCCTGGCCCTGGATCTCCGGCTTGCCCCGCCGACATAG GTGTATGTCTGCGCATACTTTTGGAGTGTGGAGATATACCCATCTTGGGTGTCTGCCTTGGCCACCAG GCCCTGGGATTTGtacatggtgctaagattgttCATGCTCCAGAAGCTATACACGGGCGACTCAG TGAAATTGAGCATGATGGATGCTACCTCTTTAATTGTGTCCCATCAGGTAGAAACTCTGGCTTCAAG GTAGTGAGGTATCATTCACTTGTAATAGAATCTGGTTCTCTACCTGGTGATCTTACATCAATAGCGTGGACTGCTTCTCCAAATTTGCTTTCTTACCTTGAAAGTGACCGAAGTAATGTCAGCACCTTCTTGGGATCATTGGACAACAACTTTATGACAAACCCTCTAGAGTACAGTAACAATGATGGGGAACTATCCAGCATAGGACATACTAGTGAGTCAGATGATGGCAGAGTTATCATGGGCATCAGGCACTCTAGCAGGCCTCATTATGGAGTGCAG TTTCATCCAGAGAGCATTGCTACTCATCACGGAAGACAGATTTTCCGAAACTTTAAGAAGATAACAGGAGATTTTAGATTGTGCTCATCATGGCTTCAGGAAAGAAAG GTCAATTCTGCAAGCCATTGTGATTCTATCCCTAAGGACTTGTGTACTGAAAGAATGGAACTTTCAGAGCCTGTACTTGGAAAGAGAGGCATTGGGAAAAAGTGTTTACGATTACGATGGAAGAAGATTGAAAATTTCCTTTGTCCCACAGTTGGCTCTGAAGACATATTTGGGCTGCTTTTTGGCCATCAAAGCGGTGAAGACACGTTTTGGTTGGATAGCTCATCAGTCGACCAG AATAGGGCACGTTTTTCATTCATGGGTGGCAAAGGTGGGTCCCTGTGGAAGCAAATGGCATTCCACCTATCTGGTCAAAG AGCCAATTGTGGAGGAACGCTTATTACCCAAGATGCTTATGGATATACTGCCAAAAACTTCATCAAAGAGGGCTTCTTGGAGTTCCTTAACAGG GAGATCGAGTCCATTCAATTCAATGAGAAGGATTACGAAGGACTGCCCTTTGAATTCTATGGTGGCTTCGTTGGATATCTAGG GTATGGTCTTAAAGTGGAGTGCGATGCATCATCTAACAAGGCCAAATCAAGTACTCCTGATGCATGTTTCGTCTTTGCTGATAACACTGTGGTGGTTGATCACAGTAATGGTGATGTGTATATTTTGTCACTGCATGATGAATTTTATTCTAGTAATGGAGATGGGATATGCAAAAATTCAACACATACTTCATGGTTAGTTGAGACTGAGAAGAAGCTTCTCAGGTTGGGTGGTATGTCCCCAGGATCACCAATTAATGGGAAGGCATATGCTAGATCATCCAGTGTGCATAAGCAGAGTTTTGTTGTAGAGAAATCAAAGGATCAGTATATTAGAGATGTTCAGAGTTGCTTGGACTATATCAGGGATGGAGAAAGCTATGAGTTGTGCTTAACTACTCAGATGAAGAGAAGAGTAGACTATATAAATGCGCTCCAACTCTACCTTAAACTGAGAAAACAAAATCCAGCACCTTATGCAGCTTGGCTTAACTTCTCCTCAGAAAACTTGAGCATATGTTGCTCTTCTCCAGACCGAGGTGGAGTTCTAGAAGCAAAACCAATCAAAGGTACTATAGCACGTGGCAGAATACCAGAGGAAGATGAATGCTTACGTTTGCAGTTGAAATACAG TGAAAAAGATCAGGCTGAGAACTTGATGATTGTTGACCTCCTAAGAAATGATCTTGGCAAGGTTTGTGAACCAGGGAGTGTGCATGTCCCTCGTCTCATGGATGTAGAATCATATAAAACTGTCCACACCATGGTGAGTACTGTCCGTGGAACAAAGAAGTCGAATCTAAGCCCTGTTGATTGTGTGAAAGCGGCCTTTCCAGGTGGTTCAATGACTGGGGCCCCAAAAGTTAGATCAATGGAGATCCTTGATTCACTTGAAACTAGTCCGAGAGGTGTGTACTCAGGATCGATTGGGTTCTTTTCGTACAACCACACATTTGATCTGAACATTGTGATTCGAACGGTTATCCTGCATGATGGAGAAGCCTCAGTAGGGGCAGGTGGGGCGATTGTAGCACTGTCAAACCCAGAAGCAGAATACAATGAAATGTTGCTTAAAGCAAAAGCACCAACAAAGGTGGTTGAGGATTTCATTCAAACAATTTACAGCTCAGATCGATCGGATTCGATGCAGACAACCATAAGCTAG
- the LOC136520961 gene encoding probable aminodeoxychorismate synthase, chloroplastic isoform X3 gives MKAALTSPRLPLRLLGRAVELTEARDTSAVPPVVVRNDEWTWRDVFNRVYKDRAFDNIVISPGPGSPACPADIGVCLRILLECGDIPILGVCLGHQALGFVHGAKIVHAPEAIHGRLSEIEHDGCYLFNCVPSGRNSGFKVVRYHSLVIESGSLPGDLTSIAWTASPNLLSYLESDRSNVSTFLGSLDNNFMTNPLEYSNNDGELSSIGHTSESDDGRVIMGIRHSSRPHYGVQFHPESIATHHGRQIFRNFKKITGDFRLCSSWLQERKVHSIGKLEKSQVNSASHCDSIPKDLCTERMELSEPVLGKRGIGKKCLRLRWKKIENFLCPTVGSEDIFGLLFGHQSGEDTFWLDSSSVDQNRARFSFMGGKGGSLWKQMAFHLSGQRANCGGTLITQDAYGYTAKNFIKEGFLEFLNREIESIQFNEKDYEGLPFEFYGGFVGYLGYGLKVECDASSNKAKSSTPDACFVFADNTVVVDHSNGDVYILSLHDEFYSSNGDGICKNSTHTSWLVETEKKLLRLGGMSPGSPINGKAYARSSSVHKQSFVVEKSKDQYIRDVQSCLDYIRDGESYELCLTTQMKRRVDYINALQLYLKLRKQNPAPYAAWLNFSSENLSICCSSPDRGGVLEAKPIKGTIARGRIPEEDECLRLQLKYSEKDQAENLMIVDLLRNDLGKVCEPGSVHVPRLMDVESYKTVHTMVSTVRGTKKSNLSPVDCVKAAFPGGSMTGAPKVRSMEILDSLETSPRGVYSGSIGFFSYNHTFDLNIVIRTVILHDGEASVGAGGAIVALSNPEAEYNEMLLKAKAPTKVVEDFIQTIYSSDRSDSMQTTIS, from the exons ATGAAAGCGGCTCTCACTTCTCCGCGCCTGC caTTGCGCCTTCTTGGGCGGGCGGTGGAACTGACGGAAGCTCGTGACACCTCCGCAGTGCCGCCCGTGGTCGTGCGCAACGACGAGTGGACGTGGAGGGACGTCTTCAACCGGGTGTACAAGGACCGGGCCTTCGACAACATCGTCATCTCGCCTGGCCCTGGATCTCCGGCTTGCCCCGCCGACATAG GTGTATGTCTGCGCATACTTTTGGAGTGTGGAGATATACCCATCTTGGGTGTCTGCCTTGGCCACCAG GCCCTGGGATTTGtacatggtgctaagattgttCATGCTCCAGAAGCTATACACGGGCGACTCAG TGAAATTGAGCATGATGGATGCTACCTCTTTAATTGTGTCCCATCAGGTAGAAACTCTGGCTTCAAG GTAGTGAGGTATCATTCACTTGTAATAGAATCTGGTTCTCTACCTGGTGATCTTACATCAATAGCGTGGACTGCTTCTCCAAATTTGCTTTCTTACCTTGAAAGTGACCGAAGTAATGTCAGCACCTTCTTGGGATCATTGGACAACAACTTTATGACAAACCCTCTAGAGTACAGTAACAATGATGGGGAACTATCCAGCATAGGACATACTAGTGAGTCAGATGATGGCAGAGTTATCATGGGCATCAGGCACTCTAGCAGGCCTCATTATGGAGTGCAG TTTCATCCAGAGAGCATTGCTACTCATCACGGAAGACAGATTTTCCGAAACTTTAAGAAGATAACAGGAGATTTTAGATTGTGCTCATCATGGCTTCAGGAAAGAAAGGTTCACAGTATTGGTAAACTGGAAAAATCTCAA GTCAATTCTGCAAGCCATTGTGATTCTATCCCTAAGGACTTGTGTACTGAAAGAATGGAACTTTCAGAGCCTGTACTTGGAAAGAGAGGCATTGGGAAAAAGTGTTTACGATTACGATGGAAGAAGATTGAAAATTTCCTTTGTCCCACAGTTGGCTCTGAAGACATATTTGGGCTGCTTTTTGGCCATCAAAGCGGTGAAGACACGTTTTGGTTGGATAGCTCATCAGTCGACCAG AATAGGGCACGTTTTTCATTCATGGGTGGCAAAGGTGGGTCCCTGTGGAAGCAAATGGCATTCCACCTATCTGGTCAAAG AGCCAATTGTGGAGGAACGCTTATTACCCAAGATGCTTATGGATATACTGCCAAAAACTTCATCAAAGAGGGCTTCTTGGAGTTCCTTAACAGG GAGATCGAGTCCATTCAATTCAATGAGAAGGATTACGAAGGACTGCCCTTTGAATTCTATGGTGGCTTCGTTGGATATCTAGG GTATGGTCTTAAAGTGGAGTGCGATGCATCATCTAACAAGGCCAAATCAAGTACTCCTGATGCATGTTTCGTCTTTGCTGATAACACTGTGGTGGTTGATCACAGTAATGGTGATGTGTATATTTTGTCACTGCATGATGAATTTTATTCTAGTAATGGAGATGGGATATGCAAAAATTCAACACATACTTCATGGTTAGTTGAGACTGAGAAGAAGCTTCTCAGGTTGGGTGGTATGTCCCCAGGATCACCAATTAATGGGAAGGCATATGCTAGATCATCCAGTGTGCATAAGCAGAGTTTTGTTGTAGAGAAATCAAAGGATCAGTATATTAGAGATGTTCAGAGTTGCTTGGACTATATCAGGGATGGAGAAAGCTATGAGTTGTGCTTAACTACTCAGATGAAGAGAAGAGTAGACTATATAAATGCGCTCCAACTCTACCTTAAACTGAGAAAACAAAATCCAGCACCTTATGCAGCTTGGCTTAACTTCTCCTCAGAAAACTTGAGCATATGTTGCTCTTCTCCAGACCGAGGTGGAGTTCTAGAAGCAAAACCAATCAAAGGTACTATAGCACGTGGCAGAATACCAGAGGAAGATGAATGCTTACGTTTGCAGTTGAAATACAG TGAAAAAGATCAGGCTGAGAACTTGATGATTGTTGACCTCCTAAGAAATGATCTTGGCAAGGTTTGTGAACCAGGGAGTGTGCATGTCCCTCGTCTCATGGATGTAGAATCATATAAAACTGTCCACACCATGGTGAGTACTGTCCGTGGAACAAAGAAGTCGAATCTAAGCCCTGTTGATTGTGTGAAAGCGGCCTTTCCAGGTGGTTCAATGACTGGGGCCCCAAAAGTTAGATCAATGGAGATCCTTGATTCACTTGAAACTAGTCCGAGAGGTGTGTACTCAGGATCGATTGGGTTCTTTTCGTACAACCACACATTTGATCTGAACATTGTGATTCGAACGGTTATCCTGCATGATGGAGAAGCCTCAGTAGGGGCAGGTGGGGCGATTGTAGCACTGTCAAACCCAGAAGCAGAATACAATGAAATGTTGCTTAAAGCAAAAGCACCAACAAAGGTGGTTGAGGATTTCATTCAAACAATTTACAGCTCAGATCGATCGGATTCGATGCAGACAACCATAAGCTAG